A window of Choloepus didactylus isolate mChoDid1 chromosome 23, mChoDid1.pri, whole genome shotgun sequence contains these coding sequences:
- the LOC119519401 gene encoding annexin A2-like, which produces MSTVHEILCKLSLEGDHSTPPSAYGSVKAYTNFDAERDALNIETAIKTKGVDEVTIVNILTNRSNEQRQDIAFTYQRRTKKELASSLKSALSGHLEAVILGLLKTPAQYDASELKASMKGLGTDEDSLIEIICSRTNQELQEINRVYKEMYKTDLEKDIISDTSGDFRKLMVALAKGR; this is translated from the coding sequence ATGTCTACCGTTCATGAAATTCTGTGCAAGCTCAGCTTGGAGGGTGATCACTCTACACCCCCAAGTGCATATGGGTCAGTCAAAGCGTACACCAACTTTGATGCTGAACGGGATGCTCTGAACATTGAAACGGCCATCAAAACCAAAGGTGTGGATGAGGTCACCATCGTCAACATCTTGACCAACCGCAGCAACGAGCAGAGACAGGATATTGCCTTCACCTACCAGAGAAGGACCAAAAAGGAACTCGCATCCTCATTGAAGTCAGCCTTATCCGGCCACCTGGAAGCGGTGATTTTGGGCCTGTTGAAAACACCTGCTCAGTATGATGCTTCGGAGCTGAAAGCCTCCATGAAGGGTCTGGGGACAGACGAGGACTCCCTCATTGAGATCATCTGCTCAAGGACCAACCAGGAGCTGCAGGAAATCAACAGAGTCTACAAGGAGATGTACAAGACCGACCTGGAGAAGGACATTATTTCCGACACATCTGGTGACTTCCGCAAATTGATGGTTGCCCTTGCAAAGGGTAGATGA